A window of Bactrocera dorsalis isolate Fly_Bdor chromosome 4, ASM2337382v1, whole genome shotgun sequence genomic DNA:
CGCAGCCCAATAAGAAAATTGCTTTGTTGGGCGGTGGTCCCGCTTCACTTTCCTGTGCAACATTCTTGGCGCGCTTGGGTTATAAGGACATTACAATTTATGAGAAACGCGCCTATTTAGGCGGCTTAAGTTCATCGGAGATTCCACAATATCGCTTGCCCGTCGATGTGGTGAATTTTGAAATTCGTTTGGTTAAAGATTTAGGTGTGAAGTTTGAGTTGAATCGCAGTCTGTCCACCAACGACTTAACAGTCAGCGTAAGTTTAGTTAAAAGTTTGTTAAATACTATATGTCGAATAAAAATCGTGTTTTCAGAGCTTGCTTTCGGCAGGACATGATGCGCTGTTTCTAGGCATAGGATTACCTGAACCAAATGTGGATCCAGTTTTTGGTGGCTTAGACGAGTCTATGGGCTTCTATACGTCGAAGAACTTCTTGCCCAGTGTATCAGCGGGTTCGAAACCTGGCTTATGTGCTTGCAAAGCTAACCAAGCCTTACCTCAGCTATCGGGTAATGTCATCGTTTTGGGCGCTGGTGATACCGCTTTCGATTGCGCCACATCGGCGTGGCGCTGCGGTGCTAAGCGTGTCTTTGTCATCTTCCGCCGTGGCACCACTGGTATGCGTGCCGTGCCCGAAGAAGTGGAGTTGGCGCGCGAAGAATGGTGCGAATTCCTACCATTCTTGGCCCCCAGCAAGGTGGTGGTGAAGGACAATAAGGTAGTAGAGCGAACATTTTCGGAAAAAGCACATAATATTGTATGTTATTCGTTTTTGTAGATTCGTGCTATGGAGTTCTACCGCTCTGAAATCGATGATAACGGCAAACTTATTgtggacaaagagcaacctacAACACTCAAGGCTGATTTTATTATATCAGCATTTGGTTCCGGTTTGAATGACCCAGAAATTATTGACGCGCTCAAACCAGTGGAATTGGATCACTGGAACCTGCCCAAAGTCAATCCCAAGACTATGCAAACCAGCGTACCACAAGTTTTCTGTGGTGGTGATTTAGGTGGTCAAGCAAATACAACTGTGGAATCAGTAAATGATGGAAAAATTGCCGCATGGAGTATTCACTGCCAACTACAAGGACTGCCATTAGATACGCCTGCAGAGCTGCCACTTTTCTATACTGAAATCGATAATGTAGATCTATCCGTTGATGTAGTCTACGAGCGCACGGACAAGGAAACCGGTAAAAGGGAGAAGCACACACTCAAGTTTCCCAATCCATTCGGTTTGGCGTCAGCACCACCCACCACCAGCGCAGCGATGTGTCGGCGTGCATTCGAACAAGGTTGGGGTTTTGTGGTTACCAAAACATTCGGTCTCGATAAGGACTTGGTCACTAATGTATCACCACGTATTGTGCGTGGCACTACATCGGGCTACAACTATGGTCCGCAACAGGGTGCTTTCCTTAATATTGAGTTGATATCGGAGAAACGCGCCGAGTACTGGTATCGTTCGATACGTGAACTCAAGAGAGACTTTCCCAATCAGGTGGTCATCGCGAGCATAATGTGTGCCGCCATCGAAGAGGACTGGAAAGAAATGGCAGCCAAGGCCGAGGAATGTGGTTCCGATGCGCTCGAGTTGAATTTATCATGTCCACATGGCATGGGTGAGTCCGGTATGGGCTTGGCTTGTGGTCAAATACCCGATTTGGTGGAGAACATTTCCAGATGGGTCAGTGAAACTGTGAAAATACCCGTCTTCATTAAATTGACACCCAACATCACGGATATTGTGGAAATTGCGGCTGCCGCGCATCGTGGTGGTGCCGCAGGTGTTTCAGCCATCAACACCGTACAAGGATTGATGAGCCTGAAAGCCGATGCAACGGCATGGCCAGCGATTGGCACGGAAAAGCGTACCACCTATGGTGGTGTATCTGGAAATGCGACACGGCCAATGGCGTTGAAAGCGATTTCCTCCATTGCCAATAAATTTCCTGGGTTTCCCATACTCGGTATTGGTGGTGTGGACTCAGGAGAGGTGGCGCTACAATTTCTACAGGCCGGTGCCTCGGTAGTGCAGGTTTGTTCTGCAGTACAAAATCAGGACTTTACGCTTATCGAGGATTATGCGACGAGTTTG
This region includes:
- the LOC105224909 gene encoding dihydropyrimidine dehydrogenase [NADP(+)]; the protein is MAPPALLSKEIPDIESLMALNPRVKSLCSAVPTAETKINKKHWKRNNDRNPTGCSKLLNNFEDVKHTTLSERGALKEAARCLKCADAPCQKSCPTQLDIKSFITSIANKNYYGAAKAIFSDNPLGLTCGMVCPTSDLCVGGCNLQASEEGPINIGGLQQFATEIFKEMGVRQIVPPNVKPLPQPNKKIALLGGGPASLSCATFLARLGYKDITIYEKRAYLGGLSSSEIPQYRLPVDVVNFEIRLVKDLGVKFELNRSLSTNDLTVSSLLSAGHDALFLGIGLPEPNVDPVFGGLDESMGFYTSKNFLPSVSAGSKPGLCACKANQALPQLSGNVIVLGAGDTAFDCATSAWRCGAKRVFVIFRRGTTGMRAVPEEVELAREEWCEFLPFLAPSKVVVKDNKIRAMEFYRSEIDDNGKLIVDKEQPTTLKADFIISAFGSGLNDPEIIDALKPVELDHWNLPKVNPKTMQTSVPQVFCGGDLGGQANTTVESVNDGKIAAWSIHCQLQGLPLDTPAELPLFYTEIDNVDLSVDVVYERTDKETGKREKHTLKFPNPFGLASAPPTTSAAMCRRAFEQGWGFVVTKTFGLDKDLVTNVSPRIVRGTTSGYNYGPQQGAFLNIELISEKRAEYWYRSIRELKRDFPNQVVIASIMCAAIEEDWKEMAAKAEECGSDALELNLSCPHGMGESGMGLACGQIPDLVENISRWVSETVKIPVFIKLTPNITDIVEIAAAAHRGGAAGVSAINTVQGLMSLKADATAWPAIGTEKRTTYGGVSGNATRPMALKAISSIANKFPGFPILGIGGVDSGEVALQFLQAGASVVQVCSAVQNQDFTLIEDYATSLKTLLYLRANPPPNCGQLWDGQSPPTPKHQKGKPVVHLTGNDNKTLGFFGPYKKEREEKLYEQRVKNGPLWNVKSETDVAPANDAPKPAYRINDVIGGALERIGAYKKLDNTQQKVALIDDDMCINCGKCYMTCNDSGYQAIQFDAETHIPHVTDDCTGCTLCVSVCPIIDCITMVPKKIPHIVKRGWGENTPVFAHALSPMQ